A single region of the Elusimicrobiota bacterium genome encodes:
- a CDS encoding GNAT family N-acetyltransferase: MTTMFQLTTDRLILTAHASSDAEKMNRWENDAELLDLSDDQPDDRESESLEATRANIERAMRAPADAGIIRYAIRKRDSGEFIGYGIIAHVDRYNRRCRLSVVIGEKREWGKGFASEALRAAIDYSFTTLGMNRIGAEIYAVNERSIRLFERLGFKREGAVRESVLKNGVFVDEYVYGLLRREWE, translated from the coding sequence ATGACCACGATGTTCCAACTGACGACTGACCGGCTGATCCTCACGGCGCACGCGTCGTCCGATGCCGAGAAGATGAATCGGTGGGAGAACGACGCGGAATTGCTCGATCTCAGCGACGATCAGCCCGACGATCGCGAATCGGAGAGCCTGGAGGCGACGCGCGCGAACATCGAACGCGCGATGCGCGCCCCCGCGGACGCGGGGATCATCCGCTACGCCATCCGAAAACGGGATAGCGGCGAGTTCATCGGCTACGGGATCATCGCCCACGTCGATCGCTACAACCGGCGGTGCCGGCTTTCGGTCGTGATCGGCGAGAAGCGGGAGTGGGGCAAGGGATTCGCGAGCGAGGCGCTGCGGGCGGCGATCGACTACAGCTTCACGACGCTCGGCATGAACCGGATAGGCGCCGAGATATACGCCGTCAACGAGAGATCCATCAGGCTGTTCGAGCGGCTTGGCTTCAAGCGGGAGGGCGCCGTCCGCGAGTCCGTCTTGAAGAACGGCGTGTTCGTGGACGAATACGTTTACGGCCTGCTGCGGCGGGAATGGGAGTAG